The Congregibacter litoralis KT71 genome contains a region encoding:
- the merP gene encoding mercury resistance system periplasmic binding protein MerP — MQKIILSIVFAIVSFSAWAKPQTITLDLPTMNCAMCPITVKKALTKVEGVTKAEVSYEKKQAVVSFEDTKTSAEKLIEATTNAGYPSTIVSEKKP, encoded by the coding sequence ATGCAGAAAATCATTCTTAGTATCGTATTCGCCATCGTCAGCTTCTCGGCCTGGGCCAAGCCACAAACCATCACGCTGGATCTGCCAACCATGAACTGTGCCATGTGCCCAATCACGGTCAAAAAAGCGCTGACCAAGGTAGAAGGAGTAACCAAAGCCGAAGTCAGCTATGAAAAAAAGCAAGCGGTGGTGAGCTTTGAAGATACCAAGACCAGCGCCGAAAAACTGATCGAAGCGACCACCAATGCCGGTTATCCCTCAACCATCGTTAGCGAAAAAAAACCATGA
- a CDS encoding GDCCVxC domain-containing (seleno)protein, with amino-acid sequence MTEVILQSELTCPECGHKKIETMPTDTCQWFYECEGCHTLLKPKAGNCCVYCSYGSVPCPPVQLNPKSNGCCNSP; translated from the coding sequence ATGACAGAAGTCATTCTGCAATCGGAACTGACTTGCCCCGAATGCGGCCATAAAAAGATCGAAACCATGCCGACAGATACTTGCCAATGGTTTTATGAATGCGAAGGTTGTCATACATTATTGAAGCCGAAGGCCGGTAATTGCTGTGTGTACTGTTCCTATGGATCGGTGCCATGTCCTCCGGTACAGCTCAACCCGAAGTCAAATGGTTGCTGCAATTCACCATGA
- a CDS encoding c-type cytochrome, whose translation MSAFTTYIKSLVITTVIALVGGGLFLYSGLYPMGADVPHNRLTYWLLETLRERSVARAASDIKVPGDLNAPERLLAGGADYNDMCVGCHLKPGKTESDFTLGLYPTPPNLTLAGDEHGHDHTGNTENDDEASKRQFWIVKHGIKASGMPAWGPGHDDERIWNMVAFLKQLPELSPDQYQILTARGQDSEGHGH comes from the coding sequence ATGTCGGCGTTCACCACGTATATCAAGAGTCTGGTCATTACCACTGTCATCGCGTTGGTGGGCGGCGGGCTGTTTCTCTATTCGGGCCTCTATCCCATGGGAGCCGATGTACCACACAATCGGCTGACCTACTGGCTACTGGAAACCTTGCGTGAGCGTTCAGTTGCACGTGCTGCCAGTGACATTAAGGTTCCTGGCGACCTAAACGCACCGGAGCGGTTACTGGCGGGTGGCGCCGACTACAATGATATGTGTGTAGGGTGCCATTTGAAGCCGGGCAAAACCGAAAGTGATTTCACCCTGGGGTTATATCCCACACCACCCAACCTAACTCTAGCGGGTGATGAACATGGACACGATCATACCGGTAACACCGAAAATGACGACGAGGCCAGTAAACGACAATTCTGGATTGTTAAACATGGCATCAAGGCCTCGGGCATGCCCGCCTGGGGACCGGGGCATGACGATGAACGTATCTGGAACATGGTGGCGTTCCTGAAGCAGTTGCCGGAACTGTCTCCCGACCAATACCAGATACTCACCGCACGTGGGCAAGACTCGGAAGGGCATGGTCACTGA
- a CDS encoding YkvA family protein — translation MNKRLKCFARDIKQQVKALYLAGRDPRTSIAAKCLVVIVVAYALSPIDLIPDFIPVLGYVDDLILLPFGIYLAVKLIPEPLWHEFQTQVEKSSINLPKSWPAALAIGLFWCVSLAAIYALWRTFKG, via the coding sequence ATGAATAAGCGGCTCAAATGTTTTGCGCGAGACATAAAGCAACAGGTTAAAGCCCTGTACTTGGCAGGCCGTGATCCAAGAACGTCCATTGCAGCGAAATGCCTCGTCGTGATTGTTGTTGCCTACGCGCTGAGTCCCATCGACCTGATCCCAGACTTCATCCCCGTTCTGGGCTATGTGGATGACCTCATACTCTTGCCCTTTGGGATCTATCTGGCGGTAAAGTTAATCCCTGAGCCTTTATGGCATGAGTTCCAAACGCAGGTCGAAAAAAGCAGCATTAATTTACCTAAAAGCTGGCCCGCCGCTTTGGCCATTGGCTTATTCTGGTGTGTGAGCTTGGCTGCCATTTATGCACTATGGCGCACTTTCAAGGGTTGA
- the merR gene encoding Hg(II)-responsive transcriptional regulator, translated as MSQLTIGKLAQAAQVSVETIRYYERRQLIEQPPKPAQGYRRYPKTTLARVLFIKRAQELGFTLEEIDNLLALGESQCEEVQGLAESKLAEVQAKINDLHRLEQVLEHLLIQCRTNPDNAVCPIVESLQPPSEQS; from the coding sequence ATGAGTCAACTGACCATCGGTAAACTGGCGCAAGCAGCACAGGTCAGTGTCGAAACCATCCGTTATTACGAACGTCGCCAGCTTATCGAGCAACCGCCAAAACCAGCACAGGGATACCGACGTTACCCAAAAACTACCCTGGCGCGGGTCTTGTTCATCAAACGCGCCCAGGAACTGGGATTCACTTTGGAAGAAATCGATAATCTGTTGGCGCTTGGAGAATCCCAGTGCGAAGAGGTACAAGGTCTGGCTGAAAGCAAGCTGGCCGAGGTGCAGGCGAAAATTAACGACCTGCACCGATTGGAGCAAGTCCTGGAGCATCTATTGATTCAGTGCCGCACCAATCCCGATAATGCGGTTTGCCCCATTGTGGAATCCTTGCAACCCCCTTCCGAGCAATCATAA
- a CDS encoding copper resistance system multicopper oxidase: MTHGFPRPKQPWQLSRRRFVQGLAAGGVLAATPSWLQAAAKGATALGSAPVLSGREIDLVIAATPVNFTGVTRMATTINGSIPAPTLRLREGDDVTIRVTNRLPVSTSIHWHGILLPYQMDGVPGISYPGIAPGETFVYRFTLRQSGTYWYHSHSGFQEMTGMYGALIIEPRAGERHRADQDYVVQLSDWTDEDPMHTFSKLKVQSDVYNFNQPTFFDFTDDVSKMGLQAALEKRQMWNQMRMNPTDLADLSAATLTFLMNGTTPAGNWSGLFQRGDRVRLRFINAASNSFYDIRIPGLKLTVIQADGQDVEPVTVDEFRFGPGETYDVMVEPRDDAYTIFAQSMERSGYARGTLTVRQGLTAPVPDPDPVEWLTMADMMGAMSHGTGHEGMNHSGMDQGSMSMGAMDHSTMDHSQMHGGMAMDHSMHGVQRASDNPLAKPSSTIRHARTEYGASVDMRVDMPRTNLDDPGIGLRNLSQRGLRPQGHRVLTLADLKSIDGVLDDRRPPARELELHLTGNMERYSWSFDGLEFGKSTPVSLRHNERVRIILQNDTMMTHPMHLHGMWSELETDQGELRARRHTIPVQPAQRISYLTTPHDLGRWAWHCHLLFHMDAGMFREVVVS, encoded by the coding sequence ATGACCCATGGTTTCCCCCGACCCAAGCAGCCCTGGCAGCTTAGTCGCCGCCGCTTCGTGCAGGGCCTGGCAGCCGGTGGCGTGCTGGCCGCCACACCGTCCTGGTTGCAGGCCGCCGCAAAAGGCGCGACCGCGCTGGGCTCGGCACCGGTACTCAGCGGCCGTGAAATCGACCTGGTAATCGCCGCAACACCTGTCAATTTTACCGGTGTCACACGTATGGCGACCACCATCAACGGTTCCATTCCGGCACCGACGCTACGGCTGCGCGAGGGCGATGACGTCACCATCCGCGTCACCAACCGATTACCTGTTTCTACCTCTATTCACTGGCACGGCATCTTGCTGCCCTATCAAATGGATGGTGTGCCGGGGATCAGCTACCCAGGCATCGCACCGGGAGAAACCTTTGTTTACCGCTTTACCCTCCGCCAGAGCGGCACCTATTGGTACCACAGTCACTCCGGCTTTCAGGAGATGACCGGGATGTATGGCGCCCTGATTATTGAGCCGCGGGCAGGCGAAAGACACCGTGCCGACCAGGATTATGTGGTGCAGCTGTCCGACTGGACCGACGAAGATCCAATGCATACCTTCAGCAAGCTGAAAGTACAAAGCGATGTCTACAACTTCAATCAGCCCACCTTTTTCGATTTCACAGACGATGTTTCAAAGATGGGCTTACAGGCAGCCCTGGAAAAGCGCCAGATGTGGAACCAGATGCGGATGAACCCGACCGATCTGGCGGACCTGTCGGCGGCCACCCTCACCTTCCTGATGAATGGCACCACCCCGGCGGGCAATTGGAGCGGGTTGTTCCAGCGCGGTGATCGCGTACGGCTTCGTTTTATTAATGCCGCCAGCAACAGCTTTTACGATATCCGCATTCCGGGTTTGAAGCTAACGGTGATCCAAGCGGATGGTCAGGATGTTGAACCTGTCACTGTGGATGAATTCCGTTTCGGCCCCGGAGAAACCTACGATGTCATGGTCGAACCGCGGGACGATGCTTACACCATCTTTGCCCAGAGCATGGAACGCAGCGGCTATGCCCGCGGCACCCTGACCGTGCGGCAAGGCTTAACCGCTCCAGTACCAGATCCTGACCCGGTTGAGTGGTTGACCATGGCTGACATGATGGGGGCTATGAGTCATGGCACTGGTCACGAAGGCATGAATCATAGCGGTATGGATCAGGGGTCCATGAGTATGGGTGCCATGGATCACAGCACCATGGATCATTCCCAGATGCACGGCGGCATGGCCATGGATCACAGTATGCACGGCGTGCAGCGGGCTTCTGATAACCCTCTTGCCAAACCCTCATCCACCATACGCCACGCCCGAACCGAATACGGCGCTTCGGTGGATATGCGAGTGGACATGCCACGCACCAATCTCGACGATCCGGGTATTGGCTTGCGCAACTTAAGCCAGCGTGGGTTGCGCCCACAGGGCCACCGAGTGCTGACGCTGGCCGACCTGAAATCCATCGATGGTGTGCTGGATGACCGCCGCCCGCCCGCGAGGGAGCTGGAACTACATCTTACCGGCAATATGGAACGCTATAGCTGGTCTTTCGACGGACTCGAATTCGGTAAAAGCACACCGGTCTCCCTGCGCCACAATGAACGCGTTAGAATTATTCTGCAAAACGACACCATGATGACCCACCCAATGCATTTACACGGCATGTGGAGCGAACTGGAAACCGATCAGGGTGAATTGCGGGCCCGCCGCCATACCATTCCCGTGCAACCAGCGCAGCGTATCAGTTACCTGACCACACCCCATGACTTGGGCCGCTGGGCCTGGCATTGCCATCTGCTGTTTCATATGGACGCGGGCATGTTCCGCGAAGTGGTAGTGTCATGA
- a CDS encoding APC family permease: MEEKDDRSTHYDEGSLSLSGTVMLGTGVMIGAGIFALTGQMAEMTGALFPLAFLAAAIIVGFSAYSYIKISNAYPSAGGIGMYLHKAYGDRLPTAFNALLMYFSMVIAQSFLARTFGSYTMQLFGGDPSGQMTPILGVSLILAAFIVNLLGNRLIQGVAGFIGLLKIGGILIFGLVGIWLADSLAVDFDHVSETGSASNFLGATALGILAFKGFTTITNSGSEVIDPHRNVGRAIVISIAACVVIYTLVGFAVASNLSLREIIQTRDYSLAAAARPALGEYGVWFTVAIAMLATAGGILASIFAVSRMLAMLTEMKLVPHSHFGMPGSIQKHTLVYTVVLGLVLTAFFDLSRIAALGIIFYLVMDIAIHWGVLRYLLDDVKAKSWVPVTAIILDSLALSGFVWVKLNSDPFVLGVAVVTMMLIAIGEQLFLGSEKRKQAVSQSQAHEHHH; the protein is encoded by the coding sequence ATGGAGGAAAAAGACGATCGTTCGACACATTATGACGAGGGTAGCCTCTCTCTGTCAGGTACGGTGATGCTCGGGACTGGGGTGATGATCGGCGCAGGAATATTTGCGCTAACCGGGCAAATGGCAGAGATGACTGGTGCATTATTCCCATTGGCATTCCTCGCGGCCGCGATCATCGTTGGTTTCAGTGCTTACTCATACATCAAAATATCCAATGCCTACCCATCAGCAGGGGGGATCGGCATGTATCTGCATAAGGCCTATGGCGACCGGTTGCCCACTGCGTTTAATGCACTACTTATGTATTTTTCGATGGTCATCGCGCAGAGTTTTCTAGCGCGTACGTTCGGTTCTTACACCATGCAATTATTTGGCGGTGACCCTTCAGGGCAAATGACTCCTATACTCGGCGTCTCCCTAATTCTGGCGGCGTTCATTGTGAACCTGTTGGGTAATCGGTTGATTCAAGGGGTTGCAGGGTTTATCGGCCTACTGAAAATTGGTGGAATTCTAATCTTTGGTCTCGTCGGCATCTGGTTAGCTGATAGCCTGGCAGTGGACTTTGACCATGTAAGCGAGACCGGTTCAGCCAGTAATTTCCTCGGCGCCACAGCGCTGGGGATTCTGGCATTCAAAGGCTTTACCACTATTACCAATAGTGGTTCCGAGGTGATCGATCCACACCGCAATGTTGGTCGCGCCATTGTTATTTCGATTGCTGCCTGTGTCGTTATCTATACATTGGTTGGTTTTGCGGTGGCCAGTAACCTCTCACTCAGGGAGATTATTCAAACTCGAGATTATTCCCTGGCTGCGGCCGCTCGACCTGCACTCGGTGAGTACGGCGTGTGGTTCACCGTTGCGATTGCCATGCTGGCGACGGCGGGAGGGATTCTTGCCAGTATTTTTGCGGTCTCCAGAATGCTGGCGATGCTAACGGAAATGAAGTTGGTGCCCCATAGCCATTTCGGTATGCCGGGTAGCATTCAGAAACATACATTGGTGTACACCGTGGTTCTTGGACTTGTGCTCACCGCGTTCTTTGATCTTTCCCGTATAGCAGCACTTGGCATCATATTCTATCTGGTGATGGATATCGCCATTCACTGGGGTGTTCTGCGCTACTTGTTGGACGATGTTAAAGCCAAAAGCTGGGTCCCCGTTACCGCGATTATATTAGATTCGCTTGCACTAAGCGGGTTCGTTTGGGTGAAGTTGAATTCAGATCCATTTGTGTTGGGTGTGGCCGTTGTCACAATGATGCTAATCGCGATCGGAGAGCAACTATTCCTTGGATCTGAAAAACGAAAGCAAGCTGTGTCCCAAAGTCAGGCGCATGAACATCATCATTAA
- a CDS encoding heavy metal-responsive transcriptional regulator, with product MMRIGEVVTTLAISADTLRYYEKIKLMPKVQRNNGGVRFYSDKDLSRLRFIKRAQKMGFSLDEITQLLKFRENPQKAKPKVRELAHHKLDEIEHHLAELTTLRDELRLLTNLCGASKEGCPILESFDKETDGQ from the coding sequence ATGATGCGAATAGGCGAAGTCGTGACAACATTGGCTATTAGTGCCGATACCCTGCGCTATTACGAGAAAATCAAACTGATGCCCAAGGTACAGCGCAACAATGGCGGTGTACGCTTCTACAGCGACAAGGATCTTTCGCGCCTGCGCTTTATCAAGCGGGCTCAAAAGATGGGCTTCAGTCTGGATGAGATAACCCAGTTGCTTAAGTTCAGGGAAAATCCGCAAAAGGCGAAGCCTAAAGTCCGAGAGCTGGCGCATCATAAACTGGACGAGATAGAGCACCATTTGGCCGAATTAACCACGTTAAGGGACGAACTGCGCCTTCTAACCAATCTCTGCGGTGCCAGCAAAGAGGGCTGTCCGATCCTTGAGTCTTTCGACAAGGAAACAGATGGGCAATGA
- a CDS encoding cytochrome c biogenesis CcdA family protein: MDTATWMQMGGLAGLGAALLAGFLFSFTPVAFASIPVVLAYVTRARAFREAVSYGVAFATGLTLTHVVLGVGAAWGGAWAQSLLSRQWGVLLGPLLILLGLLWTGWLRIPLPWLPLRGKRAATLWGAFLLGMPFTVGICPVCSPGLWVGLGVSASTGSVVYGGLLMLAFALGRVIPLAVGAVSIGWLENLQTIGHWRRGFEIVGGITLMLVGVYLLNEYYFWF, encoded by the coding sequence ATGGACACTGCAACCTGGATGCAGATGGGTGGTCTTGCAGGGCTGGGCGCAGCCTTGCTGGCCGGCTTCCTATTCAGTTTCACACCTGTCGCTTTCGCCTCCATTCCCGTTGTCTTGGCTTATGTCACACGCGCACGGGCTTTTCGTGAAGCGGTAAGTTACGGGGTGGCCTTTGCCACAGGGCTAACCCTCACTCATGTGGTGCTAGGCGTTGGAGCCGCTTGGGGTGGCGCCTGGGCTCAAAGCCTGTTGAGCCGTCAATGGGGCGTTTTGCTTGGACCTCTACTGATCTTGCTAGGTTTACTCTGGACGGGTTGGCTAAGAATTCCATTGCCCTGGTTGCCACTGCGCGGAAAACGCGCTGCCACACTCTGGGGGGCGTTTTTGCTCGGAATGCCTTTTACGGTGGGAATCTGCCCCGTGTGTTCACCGGGGCTGTGGGTCGGCTTGGGTGTCAGTGCCTCCACTGGTTCGGTAGTCTATGGTGGCCTGCTGATGCTGGCGTTTGCCCTTGGCCGGGTGATCCCCCTCGCAGTGGGCGCCGTAAGCATCGGTTGGTTGGAAAACTTGCAAACCATTGGGCATTGGCGTCGAGGTTTTGAAATAGTCGGCGGTATCACCCTGATGTTGGTCGGCGTATACCTGCTCAATGAATACTACTTCTGGTTTTGA
- a CDS encoding Cu(+)/Ag(+) sensor histidine kinase, with product MRKVSLARRRPLSLNSRVMLFVAVAIGLSLLMIGHLVQNEVERHFAEQDADELVVITRAVEKALQMAKDQALAPEDALARAVSGHHGVYFQVWDDAGRLVYSSVDTGSLPQANTYPPVDRIQVDNLYTWQSDGKTYRGTATDTRIGGQDYRIIAAIDMDFHIHFLENFRRSLWVIMVAAGAITLLAAGYGVHQGHAPIRALSESMGNVQADRLHVRLDPDTVPGELKTLVDSFNHMISRLEDSFARLSHFSADIAHELRTPLTNLITQTQVGLGKSRSLEEYRELLYSNLEEQERLTKMVNDMLWLAQSEHGLLKPVWEPLDLAREVRELFDFFEALAEEKQIELVSEGKTPIIQGDRAMLRRALSNLLSNALRHTSEGGRVLVGLALSGEGGALLSVQNPGPKIPAEHLPRIFDRFYRIDPSRQRQSEGAGLGLAIVKSIVEAHEGNIEVISERGVTRFTINLPRAADAEVTVMGESDESTDHR from the coding sequence ATGAGGAAAGTTAGCCTCGCCCGGAGGCGACCACTGTCACTCAACAGCCGTGTGATGCTGTTTGTCGCGGTCGCTATCGGTTTGAGCTTGCTGATGATCGGCCATTTGGTGCAAAACGAGGTAGAGCGCCATTTTGCTGAACAGGATGCCGACGAATTGGTGGTGATCACTCGTGCTGTTGAGAAGGCTCTGCAAATGGCGAAGGATCAGGCATTGGCTCCGGAGGACGCCCTTGCGCGAGCTGTTTCTGGTCATCACGGCGTCTATTTTCAAGTTTGGGACGATGCGGGACGCTTGGTCTATAGTTCCGTGGACACCGGATCTTTGCCACAAGCGAACACCTATCCCCCTGTGGACCGCATCCAGGTAGACAATCTTTACACCTGGCAATCTGATGGCAAAACCTACCGTGGCACTGCCACCGATACTCGCATCGGTGGTCAGGACTATCGCATCATTGCTGCCATCGATATGGATTTCCATATCCACTTTCTGGAAAATTTTCGTCGCAGTTTGTGGGTGATCATGGTGGCGGCAGGGGCGATAACTCTTCTGGCGGCCGGGTATGGCGTGCATCAGGGGCATGCCCCAATACGTGCTCTCAGTGAGTCTATGGGTAATGTCCAGGCGGATCGGCTGCATGTGCGTCTCGATCCCGACACCGTGCCGGGGGAGCTGAAAACGCTGGTTGATTCGTTCAACCATATGATCAGTCGATTGGAGGACAGCTTTGCTCGACTTTCTCATTTCTCCGCTGATATCGCCCATGAATTGCGCACGCCGCTGACCAACCTGATCACCCAGACCCAGGTGGGTTTGGGTAAATCCAGAAGCCTGGAAGAATATCGCGAACTGTTATATTCAAACCTGGAAGAACAGGAGCGCTTGACCAAGATGGTCAATGACATGCTCTGGCTAGCCCAAAGCGAACACGGTCTGCTCAAGCCCGTCTGGGAACCGCTGGATCTGGCTCGTGAAGTGCGCGAGCTGTTCGATTTTTTTGAGGCGCTGGCGGAGGAAAAGCAAATCGAATTGGTATCGGAAGGCAAGACTCCGATTATACAGGGTGACCGCGCCATGCTGCGTCGTGCATTGTCCAATCTGCTGTCCAATGCCCTACGTCATACATCCGAAGGGGGGCGTGTGCTGGTCGGGCTGGCATTATCGGGCGAGGGTGGAGCATTACTCAGCGTACAGAATCCGGGGCCGAAAATTCCAGCCGAGCATTTGCCCAGGATTTTCGACCGGTTTTACCGGATCGATCCCTCCCGACAACGGCAAAGCGAAGGCGCTGGTTTGGGACTGGCTATCGTCAAGTCCATAGTCGAAGCTCATGAGGGAAACATCGAGGTGATCTCCGAACGCGGCGTCACGCGCTTCACGATCAACTTACCCAGAGCAGCCGATGCAGAGGTAACTGTTATGGGAGAAAGTGATGAGTCAACTGACCATCGGTAA
- a CDS encoding glutaredoxin family protein gives MSKKTESERLLVEVLTASGCGRCQKAKDLARMVIAEFSEANIQYHEVNVVENIDYAVELGVMSTPAIAINGELVFPALPSAAKLRHAIHQRMEQR, from the coding sequence TTGAGCAAAAAAACTGAAAGCGAACGCCTATTGGTGGAGGTGCTAACAGCTTCAGGATGCGGCCGTTGTCAAAAGGCTAAAGACCTGGCCAGAATGGTGATTGCCGAGTTTTCTGAGGCCAATATCCAGTATCACGAAGTTAATGTGGTGGAGAACATTGATTACGCAGTGGAATTGGGTGTTATGAGTACCCCGGCCATCGCCATCAATGGTGAACTGGTTTTTCCAGCGTTACCCTCAGCGGCCAAGTTGCGACATGCCATCCATCAGCGCATGGAACAACGTTGA
- a CDS encoding mercuric transporter MerT family protein: protein MPPKHKLAESNIPVISGVIAAIGASLCCVGPFVLLTLGISGAWIGNLTLLEPYRPLFIATVLLLFGWAGWQVHRPIEACEPGTACAVPQTRKRRQIIFWTTAIIALILVTSSYWIPLMA from the coding sequence ATGCCCCCAAAACATAAACTCGCTGAAAGCAACATACCCGTTATAAGTGGCGTGATTGCCGCTATCGGTGCGAGTCTTTGCTGTGTTGGACCTTTTGTGTTGCTGACGCTGGGCATCAGCGGCGCCTGGATTGGCAACCTGACTCTGCTGGAGCCTTATCGCCCTCTCTTCATTGCTACTGTGTTGTTGCTGTTCGGTTGGGCTGGCTGGCAGGTCCATCGGCCAATCGAGGCCTGTGAGCCGGGCACTGCCTGCGCCGTGCCGCAAACGCGGAAACGGCGGCAGATTATTTTCTGGACCACGGCAATCATCGCGCTGATCCTCGTCACCAGTAGTTACTGGATTCCCCTGATGGCCTAA
- a CDS encoding heavy-metal-associated domain-containing protein produces MRRLLSILMLLALAFPAWSAELRYMLRVDGLACPYCAYGIEKKIKALDGVDKTSVEIKLNDGLVIFQADTPEPMTEASLKTLINDAGFTLRQFQAQPLKPKNE; encoded by the coding sequence ATGCGACGACTGTTATCGATACTGATGCTGTTAGCCCTGGCATTCCCTGCCTGGTCGGCAGAGTTGCGCTATATGCTACGTGTGGACGGCCTGGCCTGCCCTTATTGCGCCTACGGCATCGAGAAGAAGATCAAGGCGCTGGATGGCGTCGATAAGACCAGCGTCGAGATCAAGCTGAACGATGGTCTGGTGATCTTCCAGGCGGATACCCCGGAGCCGATGACAGAAGCGTCCCTCAAAACCCTGATCAACGATGCCGGTTTTACCTTGCGTCAATTCCAGGCGCAACCGTTAAAGCCGAAAAATGAATGA
- a CDS encoding heavy metal response regulator transcription factor, with the protein MRLLVVEDEIKTGDYVQQGLTEAGFLVTLARNGLDGHHLAMTETFDLLVLDVMLPDVDGWRIVQSLREAGRQTPVLFLTARDSVDDRVKGLELGADDYLVKPFAFAELLARVRTLLRRSTVPVMTDQIKVADLTLDLPRHRATRAGRKINLSHKEFCLLELLVRRQGEVLPRSLIASQVWDMNFDSDTNVIDVAIRRLRAKIDDDFEPKLIHTVRGMGYKLEVEDDHEES; encoded by the coding sequence ATGCGGCTATTGGTGGTCGAAGACGAAATCAAGACCGGCGATTATGTACAGCAGGGGCTGACCGAGGCTGGCTTTCTGGTCACGTTGGCGCGCAATGGCCTCGACGGCCATCATTTGGCGATGACAGAAACCTTTGATTTACTGGTGCTGGACGTCATGCTGCCGGACGTCGACGGCTGGCGAATCGTGCAGTCACTGCGCGAGGCTGGCCGTCAGACGCCAGTGCTGTTCCTAACCGCCCGCGACAGCGTGGATGACCGCGTAAAGGGCTTGGAGCTGGGTGCTGACGATTACCTGGTCAAGCCCTTCGCCTTTGCCGAGCTGCTGGCTCGGGTGCGCACTCTGTTGCGTCGCAGTACGGTGCCGGTGATGACCGATCAGATCAAAGTTGCCGACCTCACCCTGGATTTACCGCGTCACCGGGCCACGCGCGCTGGGCGTAAGATCAATCTCAGCCACAAGGAGTTTTGCTTGCTGGAGCTGTTGGTCCGGCGACAGGGCGAAGTATTGCCGCGCTCCCTGATCGCCTCCCAGGTGTGGGACATGAACTTCGATTCCGACACCAATGTCATTGACGTGGCCATACGGCGCCTAAGGGCAAAAATCGATGACGATTTTGAGCCCAAGCTGATTCACACCGTGCGTGGCATGGGTTACAAGCTGGAGGTTGAGGACGACCATGAGGAAAGTTAG
- a CDS encoding copper resistance protein B produces the protein MRLNTVKYLTTLVFIVGALQVNTALAQMDHDEMQMQGGSAPADARDPHAYSDGYTLTEGPYAQPGPRQLKLADEHAFWSVLGDRLEYHEDSESTVYDIQAWYGTTYNRFVIKAEGDIAYGTLEESSTELLWGHALNAYFDTQFGVRLDQYDEGKNRQWLAIGMQGLAPYWFELDVTAYVGDDGRTALSAEAEYELLLTQRLILQPRAELNLYGKDDPDNSLGAGLSDLALGLRLRYEFSRQFSPYIGVEWTDTYGDTADYRRAAGEDTSGTQFVAGLRFWF, from the coding sequence ATGAGGCTTAATACGGTGAAATATCTCACAACACTGGTTTTTATTGTCGGTGCCCTTCAAGTGAATACGGCCCTGGCGCAAATGGATCACGACGAGATGCAAATGCAGGGCGGCAGCGCTCCGGCCGATGCCCGCGATCCCCACGCTTATTCCGACGGTTACACCTTGACCGAAGGCCCCTATGCACAGCCGGGGCCGCGGCAACTGAAACTGGCGGACGAACACGCCTTCTGGTCCGTTCTGGGCGATCGCCTGGAGTATCACGAAGACAGCGAGAGCACGGTTTACGATATACAGGCCTGGTATGGCACCACCTACAACCGCTTTGTCATCAAAGCGGAAGGTGATATCGCATACGGCACACTAGAGGAAAGTTCAACCGAGCTGTTGTGGGGCCATGCGCTCAACGCCTATTTCGACACCCAATTCGGCGTCCGACTCGACCAATATGACGAAGGCAAGAACCGTCAGTGGCTGGCAATTGGTATGCAAGGCCTGGCGCCCTACTGGTTTGAGCTGGATGTTACTGCGTATGTTGGCGACGACGGTCGGACCGCACTCTCTGCCGAGGCCGAGTACGAGTTGCTGCTGACACAGCGGCTCATTTTACAGCCCCGTGCGGAACTGAATCTGTATGGCAAGGATGACCCTGATAATAGTTTGGGGGCGGGCCTCTCGGATCTCGCGCTGGGCTTGCGCCTGCGTTACGAATTCAGCCGTCAATTTTCTCCCTACATCGGTGTGGAATGGACAGACACCTATGGCGACACAGCTGATTACCGCCGTGCGGCAGGCGAAGATACGTCAGGCACCCAATTCGTCGCGGGACTGCGATTCTGGTTTTAA